Genomic DNA from Triticum dicoccoides isolate Atlit2015 ecotype Zavitan chromosome 4B, WEW_v2.0, whole genome shotgun sequence:
CATGTGTCTACGAGGCATTTTTGTGTGCAATCAACTATTAGGGGGCATCAATTTTGCTAAGTTTTACCTAGGGGAAATATTGCGAGACAGAGCCTAGCCCCTAGCCGCGAGAGGGACATAAGCAACATTTTTTCATTTGTGTTCCCACCGGTTTCTCTCCTATTTCATGGCCACTTTGGCACGGGAAGGGGAAAACCATGTATTAATGTTGGATAGTGGTCTAAATTTTTACTCTTAGTTTCTAATCTGTTGGCGGTAGGCGTCTCATATGTCTTGAGGTTGTTTGTACAAGGATAGTTTGCTGCGAGTTTTTCATTGGAGCCTCgatgaaaagtaaaaaaaaaatgtaaaaaaatgttgTTACTGTCAACGAGTTCAAACAGATTTGATGCAATTTTTTGTTGTATTGATATCTCTTTTATGTGTGCATGGTTCAATTTTTCGACCTAAtgtaatttatttattaaattattaagACCGACTAAAGAATACCGTATGTGTCATTATTTCATGAAACTACACAAGCAAGTAGAAGTCGACCATATTTGATACCCAAAATATAATGGGAAACATTACCTTCCAACCGGCGGATGAGTCGCTCGTATCCACCATCTTCCGTGGCAGTTCGATTTAATTTTAATCATACGGCACGTAACGCTACGTGAGACAGTTCAACAACTTTTGTAACATTGGGCATGTTGCACACACACAAGTTTGTAACACAGGCTATGTTAAAACATATGAAGCACCAACAAGTGGCCAACATGTATATAACTTGatcttttttcatattttttttctgCAACATTATCCTTGTTGCAGAAATACTTCCGCAACATCATCTATGCTGCAGAAATGTGAAAGACGGATTTTTTTTTGTAACACAACCTCTGTTGCAAATATTTTTCTGCAGCATGACCTTCGTTGCACAAATAACACTTAAGAAAATAACGGGTCACGCTAAAAAACACTAACGACTAAGAGCCATtcgtctcttttttcttctttgttcGTCTTTGCAACATGCTTTTTGTTGCAAAAATAATCTACGATATGACATCTGTTGCAAAAAAAATCTACAGACattgccacaacgtgatttgttgcAAAAAAATTCTGCAATATGATATTTCTGGCAAACAAAACTCCACAAATGTTTCCGCAACATGATCTCAGTTGCAGAAAATATTCTGTAACATAAACTcggttgcagaaaaattctacagacATTTTCGCAACATGATCTTTGTTGCAAAAGCTATGCCAGATTGGGGGGCTAGCGACCCGgccgatcttttaaaaagatccgccGGCGGACGCGTAGCAGTCCCCATAATATAATTTGACATGTTCTGTATTTTTGCTAGCCCCTTGGGCTTCGCGTCGCCTGGCCGGGCTGCTTCTAGCTCGGCCTCACGCCGTGTGCTGTCTGGGCTTGTTGTAGCGGGCCGAGAGTTGCGTCGGCCTTCCGCGTCCGAGGTTCAAAGGCTCGAGAAGGTTCGCGCTGGTTCGCTCGCTCCTCCGCTTCCATCTCCggcaccaccaccgatccataacgCGACCTCACGAACCTTCCAGACCCCGCTCCCGGAAATCTCAAAAGCCGACCGCGCCACGCTCTGATCCGTCGCAGCCTCCGGGAGGACCATCGACTCTGCAGATCGACCGAGCCATAGCCATAGCCATGGACGTCCTGAAGCGCGAGCTGCAGCGCAAGCGCCAGCAGCTGGACGCCGACTTCGGCGGCCGCAAGGTGCTCCGCCGCGCCGAAATCGAGGCGCGTGAGATCCAGCGCCTCCGCGTCGCCGAGCAGGAGCGCCTCCTACAGAAGCGGCAGAAGGAGGAGCAGCTCCGGTccaaccccgccgccgcctcctcctcctcctcctcgatgcCCGCGTTGCCTCCAGCCGCCGCCTCCGACGTGGCGAAGGCCGACGACCGAGCGGACGATTCGAGGGATTCGTCGTCGCTCCCGAGGGAGGAGGTGGTCCGGCGCCTGCGTCTGCTGCGCCAGCCGGCCACCCTCTTCGGCGAGGACGACGccgcgcgcctccgccgcctccacgACGCGCTCGAGGACCCCGCCGCGGTCGCGGGCGTGGACGCCACCGAGATCGGGGAGGGGCAGACCAACGACTTCCTCCGCGACATCCAGGCCCCGCGCGCCAAGGCCGCGGCCGTGGCGTCCAAGCCCAAGCCCGGCGCGGCCGAGAGGAGCGGCGGCGAGAAAGATAAGGACGAGGTTCCTTTCGACGAGCTCTGCGACGAGGACAAGATCGTGGCCTTCTTCAAGCGGCTGCTGGGCGAGTGGAGCCAGGAACTAGACGAGATGCCCGACGTGGAGCGGCGCACGGCCAGGGGCAAGGCGGCAGTGGCCACCTGCAAGCAGTGCGCGCGCTATCTGGAGCCGCTGTTCAAGCTGTGCAGGAAGAAGGACCTCCCCGGCGACGTCCGGCGCGCGCTGCTGGACGTGGTGAGGTGCTGCGCGCGGCGGGACTACCTGGCGGCGACGGACGCCTACATCAGGATGGCGATCGGCAACTCGCCGTGGCCGATCGGGGTGACCATGGTGGGCATCCACGAGCGGTCGGCCCGGGAGAAGATCCACGCCAACGGCGTCGCCCACGTGATGAACGACGAGACGACCAGGAAGTACCTGCAGTCCGTGAAGCGGCTCATGACCTTCTGCCAGCGCAGGTACCCCACGGACCCGTCCAGGTCCGTCGAGTTCAACAGCCTCGCCAATGGCAGCgacctgcagtccctcctcgccgaGAAGGGCGCCGAGAACCGCCCGGAGGAGACGCTCCGGCTGGTGGCTGCCTCTTGACAGACGACGAATCACCATCGCCAATCTCTGCATTGTAGAAGCTCAACTCCAACTTTATTGCCATTTGAGAAACAGCTGATTACTGAAAATTGTTCTCTTGCGCTCTTGTTGGCTGATAAAATCTGGCTGTGATAATCAAGACCTAAAGCCATCCTGATGACAGTTTGTATATTCATTattttgttgtagacacggtaaaaaGTTGGGAGTGTGATGATGATTActttacttggtgtgctcctgaaCGCAGCAGCACTCTGTTCCTTGTTCTGATAACCACATGGACGGTCCCTCAAAGAAACAAAATCACAGGTAACGTGAAACTGCAAATTCGTTTTAAATTTGTCCGAGAATTCATTTTAAGATGTGAAACTGAGTAAATTTGAGCAAGTTCTAACTGCATGTAAATTTTCGTCGAGAATAGTCATGTGCCAATCTGTGCAAAGAAAGGCAAAAATGAGTGCTCTTAAaaggtttttcttcttcttttttgtcagTATCATCACACATCTTTACTTCGCTAAAATTTGAAACAAGTGTGCTAATTGTAAAAAGAAGGTTCTTCCTTACCTATTTTTTTTTTCTGATTTACGATTCATAGGGGGGCTCACACTTGAATTTCAGCATCTCGTTAAGCTGCTTTTGAAAAACACGGGGAAAATGCTTATATGAAGGATGAGCTTTGGGTCACTATATTCACAAATTCTTCGACGCTTCCAACTTTTTTTAACACAAGAAAGGTGCCATTGAGCGCTAAATTTTCATTCGTCTCAAAAGCAAAGTACAACATGTATTACAAATCCCTCCACCTCAAAGTTATGAAGATGAAACATAGAAGGGCAGGAAAAATTGCCTTGAGAAGAACGGGTGAGCATAGGTTCTATTCTTGAATTAAGAACCTGATGAGCACAATTGTGTAAGAAATTGCTGACCGGAGGGCGACATCTCCAGCTTATACTTCTGCCTGTTGATGTTTCCCGCCGCAACCATCTTCACAAGAGAGAGATTAACTATGAAGAAAGTAACCTGCAAAAGAGGAATCTCCATGCACATGCTTTGTACAGTGCATGACAATGGGCCTCATTATCATTAACTCTATAGTGATACTAGATGCGTTGGGTGTCTTCATTACTTGATTCCCATGTGGTTCTCAACATAGTGCACAACACGTCTATTTATACATCAAAGTTGTAACACTTCGTCCAGCAATTCAAGCTTGTTGTCTGATACTTTTCTTCTTCAGATTTCGTACGCTCTGAGAGTAAGTAGGAAAGGGGAAGAAAGAGCACAATAGCACTAGGAATGGAAACATGGAGGAAAGCTTAACTTTTTTGTTTTCACTTCTCATGTTGGAGGTGCAAATATTTAGTTTTGTGTTTTCCTTATGCCTTCCATTTATATGGTTGTTGAGCACTCCTTCCTCTCCTCCTTCGCTTGAGCAAAAGATTAATGTACCGTAAATATGTGTGCACATACTTAGACAATCCGAGATCTTGAAGGCTAGtcgagaggaggaagaaaagagAGCTTGAGAGCAGTGGGAATGGGAACATGGAGGAAGGTCTAAATTGCTTTGCTTTCACCTCTAGTGTTGGAGGTGAGAATTTTGTTTGGTATTTCCTGATGCCTCCTATTCCTATTGTCCTCAAGCACTCCTTCCTTTTCTTTTTGGCTTGCTTGGTTGCTTGAGCGTAAAAACAAAATTTAGGTGCACATATTCAATGTGATATCCCAAAAGAAAGCTAGGAAGAGCAAGAAGGGAGGGCATAAGAGCAACGGGAATAATAAGAACATAAAGGGCCTAACTTGCTGGTTCTCCACTTCTTGTGTTGTAGTCGGTATTTATTTTGATATTTCTCTATCCCTCCCATTCCTATCCTTCTTATGGGCTCCTCCCTCTTCCTTTTTGTTTGCTAAATTGCTTTAGCAGAAAAACAGAAACATACATGTGCATATATTCAGGTGATATGAGTTGTCCACTGTGAGTTGGGAAGAGGAAGGAATAGCGGAAAATGCCAATGGTGGCCGCGCTGCAGGCAGGCCGGAATCTCGCCCGCTGCATGACCACGGGGATGCGTGTTGGCATTGTATATGTCATGTATTTGATTTGTTTTTGGCCCGTATTGAAGTCGTCAGGCCCCACGCGCATGCAAAAGGCAGCTAGGCTCCTGACGCTCGTCTGACATGCACGCACAGCGTCCATCGCGGTCTGAAGACCAGTACgcacccttgcatgcatgccgtgGAGGATTTTTGGCCAACGAAGCCCACTGATTGCTCAAGTGTGGACGTGGACCATTTTCGCCCAGTGAAGACGCAAGTTTGTTCACCATTAGCCCACCTTCAACTGAtgattacttttattttgtttcatGCTAACACGACTGGATGTGGGGATTAGCAAGTGCTACAATGTTTTCTTCTCTGAAAAGTATCACGACTAACTTGGGTTCCatctcccccgcaaaaaaaaaatgtgGGTTCTATCTGTTCTGCACGAAACAGCTTAGCGTCATGTTTAGTGCCAATGGTTTACGCGATAGAACAAACAGATTATTCTCGATTAATCACGCCGGAGCGCCACGTTCATGCCCAATGACTGGTTTTTTTGCTAGCGATTGCAGTTTTATGCGGAATGGCCCTCTGATGTACtcctatctaaaactaaaatacatctagatacatccatttctacgacaagtaattccgaacagagggagtaacaGCTTTCGCCGCGCATCGTGGTTCACTTTCCCCCGCCTGTCATGTCTGAGAATTTACTACGCCTCACATCAACCCACCCGCCTGTCATGTCCTTCATCTCGTGTTCTAGCGTGCCACGTTAAGATGGTTGTGTGGAATTTTGATGTTTCATTTGCTAAGAAAATGTGTACTGAAAATCTGACATGATACAGCGTCGTCATTGGCACACCAACAGCTTCATGGCAGGTTGCATAGTTGAGCTTAATTAAGCCGGCTAGAGGCCAAACAATGATTTAAATCAAGTCAGTTTGGACGTAAAGTGAAACAGGGCCAGGGCCATGCTCATTGCACGTTGGGCACACCATCCCCGCTCGGTGAGAACAGCTTTGCGCTGGCCGGAGCACTTTAAGCCGTGTTGTCATGTCACCTCACCACAGTTTGATCAGCATTGTACAGGGCCACTAGCACGTAGCTACAGTAGTTGTCGCTAGGCATGGTCACCACTCAAACTTCTCTGTCATGAACCGTACAATCTCTTAATCGAACAACCAATTCAAAACCTTAGTCGAACCAACGATTTGTACACAAAAAATGAAGGGTTATGGTTGGGAAAAAGTCACCAACAATAGTTTGCGAAGATGATTCAAACACTCTGTTACATAAATCATTAGACTTCTGGGTCATCTCCTTTCTCGACTATTGCTCTCATTGACAGACAAGCACATTCCTCCTGTTAAGATTTGCCTTACCTAACTAAAGCCCTGTTCGGAACTTCCCCGCTCCGCAGAGTTGGGGAGTTGGGTTTTGGCAGCTCCATCAAATTCAGGTAAAGTATGGCCCGCTCCCGGAGCGGAGAGAAACCGAACGCAGCCTAAGAGTCACCAATGCATCAAAGCTCACACACAGGGGGGTGTCATACACACTTCCATAGATTAAGCACAACATATGAAATCGTTTACAGTTTCCATCAATTGCTCGCAGAAATGAGAATTTTAACAGGTTGGCATGCAAAAACGAAATGATCACCCCAATGCCTCGCAAATTACCTATTCATATTCATCAGGAGTGTATAGAAATATATATCATTTACAAACAATTTTCGTAAGTCCTAAAACCCTAAAACTTGATGTCATGAATGACCATTCATCATCGGGCTATTGAGAATCTGATCACAGGTTCGCTGTGATATTTTAACAATAAACAAATACATCACATATAAAAAAAACTTAAGCTAACACACAACATGTGTTGGTGTTGACTAATAAACAGATCAAGTTCTCGCACAGAACTAGCAACCATGCATAATTGGAATACCCATCACCCATCTTTAACAATTTGACATGGTTCACAAATGGTACAAATCCATTACAATAATTACAAACATATGCCCAAGTCGAATGGATCGCCGACAGAGAATAACAGCCAAAGAAACAGAGCTTGAGTAGCTTCAACCAGGGATTTTGCTGAACTGGCCAGAAGGCAATATTACAAGATCACAACAGTAGAAAAATGCATCAGATTAAACGCCTTCTACTTCAGTGTTCATGATACAGACCATATCAGCATGGTTCTGATCAAGAACAGAACAGAAACCGCTTCATTAGAGGATGCTCCGAAGTAAGTTATGCAGTGAACAAAGAACAAGCCAATCACGCAATGCATCCAGACATGTCAAATTCATTTTGTGAATAAACAAAGCCCATCCATCTGGGACACTGATTGACAACCATACAAACGCAGTAGAACACAAATGCATCATCATATTTTTTTTCCTAAATATCTAACCCACAGAATGTTTCTCACACAAGGGACACAGAAGCCACGAAATTCGATCTTGTACGATACTGATTTCAGGAGAGAAATGTGGTTATATTCAAAATCTAACAAAGAACAAGGCCGACACATACTATGTTCAGAATTAAAGGTTTTTTTGGATGAGAACATTTTAATCTAAAATACCTTTTGGTCCAGCCACTTGTAGCTCAACCAGCGTTTCCGGCAAGGGATGCGGCCTTGCCGCCACGGCACACTTGATCTTCAGCGTTGCTCAAGTCTGTGACTCCGGTGGATAAGGGGTCAACGAAACAAACTGAAATCCATGGAACAGAAAATCTTGGCAATCAGTGGTAGGAATTCAAACTTTACCCCACTtgaatgaaataattatgaaccttGGATTAGCTCAAGAACAGAACATCAAATCCATTATTAAGTTCCATCAGGATTAAGCATCGATtatccaagttagaggaatcctcaAGACATCAGAAAAATGAAGCCGATCTGGCACATAAGCATGGGTATGAACAAAAAAATTCTATATATTGTCTAAACAAACATCACGGCAAATTCAGATCTGCGCAGCAACAGGATGAGGAGAGACTTATCTAGTTCAGACGAAGGGGATTACAAGCAAAGAAAAGAAAATCGCATCTGCACATAAGGAATAGATGGAAGGGGATTACAAGAAAAAAAAGAGCAGCCTATTTTGGATTCAATAACAGAAGTGATATGCATCTCGATCGAGCCATACACCTAGACCACCCGTACCAAAGGAATAGATGGAACAAAATAAAAATCACCAAAAAAGTGCAAATCTGAAACAGATGAACAACAGCTAGGAGAAAAGCACAAGTAATTGATGTGTGATCCAGCCTCACCGACCGAAACAATGTAGAAAATGATTTTTCCCGGATAGATCCGTGGACGAGGACCTTGCCCTGGGCAGATCCGGTGTTGTGCAAACTTGAGTTGAGTCGCCGCCGAAGTGGAAGATGACGCGGGATCCGGGTGATTTGGCCGCCGGAGTGTAAGAGGATGAGTGCTCCAGAGAGCCCGAACCTGTACAAATCAAGCTCCGTCAGTCAACTTTATTCGAATCCGGTACAGGGATTAGGAACACACGATGACCTAAGGGAAAAAAAGAGGGCACGCAATACACATACCCGGCGTCTGGTGGACATCTCGCCGGGCAgcaccccgccgccgtcgcccgagggGAGAGAAAATAGGGCAGAGAGGCAAGTCTGTTCTGTGGCTGGGGCTTCTTCCACGGGGGTGGTGGTTTGGGGAGAGGTGGACGACGAGATTCTCCTTCCTGTGCTGATTCAAACGAATAACAATGGGCCAAGAAACTTGGTGCATGACATGTGAGCGAGGAACAAGAGCAGGCCGATGGGCCAAACATGTACGCCTAGGGTGCAAATAGGTGTATCCCagggtttctcaaaaaaaaaaaaaggtgTATCCCAGACCGTATATGCATGCCTAGCCTGGCAGCAGTCTGCCAATGATCTGACACAATCCACATCCCAAAGCCCATTCCAACGACCAGGATTTCGGCCTGCCTGATGCTCGGCCACCAAAAGCTCTCACTCCGATTTGCCCCCCTACACACCAAGAATTTGATATTGACATATCTTAGAACTTGTAGCGATAGATTTTGATGTTCAAGTTTCAAGATTAACATTCTTagtttttgaaatttcaaacattgTGGTGTGGCTGCTAGTGTGAACTCGTCTCGAAAATACTCCTATGTTGGTTCTTGTGGTAAAAAAAAAATCACTTCTCACTGATTGCCCAAAACCTGCTATCACAAGGCTGAACCTAACATCAGAGGTGCTACCTTAGTGATGTTTGAATTGTGTTTatgtactactcccttcgtccgaaaatacttgtcatcaaaatagataaaagtAGATGTACCTGTCACATTTTTTTCTCCTATGAACACATACTTCTACTTCCTTAAAAGAATAGTCAACCTTTTGAATTTTCTTTCCAGGTAGCAACCTTCTGAAATTAATTATACTAAGGCCAACTCTAGCCGATCCCCTATCCAACGTTAGAGGAGTAAAAATCCGGTTTTACTTCTCTAACCGGCACCTAGCCAATCCACTAAACTGAATGAAGGAGGATATTTTATACTCTGCCTCCTACCAGGCACCTATATTTACTCCATCGCTACCGCTTGGAGGAAAAAATCCCCTCGCTCACGCTGCCTCACCAACCCCATTCCACGCCGCCTCTACGACGGCTCCATCCATCCCGCCACCGCCGGTCACCACCCGTCACCGCGGACGCTCTGTAGGCCCCACCCGGATTTGAGTCTTTGTCGCCATCGCCGGCGCAAAAATCGGCAGACCTACGGCTGCAGCCGCCGCGGCTGGGTTTGACGCATTCGGCTGCCGGCAACTGTGCCTTTCTCATGGATTGGCCGGCTACCGAACCACACAGCCCCGACAATAAGTCTGTGTCGCATGCAGGTAGGGCcacctcctctagccgctcggatctcagTTGTCGCCGACTCGTCGGCAAAGTCACGCCCGACCGTCGGTCGGTCTCTGCACTGGCCAAACAGCTAGTAGGCTCCCCTTTGCCGGTAATAAAGTGCGACGACTGCCCGCAGCAGGTGATCCGTCGAGTTTCTACCATGCCAGAACATCCCGGATGGGAGTTCCTCAAGTGCAAAAAAGATGGGATGCGTGCTTGTTTTGATTCGGTTGGTTACCGGAATCAGCGCAATTTGTAGCTCATTGTTTGCTCAAATTTGTGTGTAGGATGGATGCAAGGTTTGGTGTtgggaagaagattacatcgatctATTGATCACGAAAAATTTGTTAGATGTTCGTGCACTCCTTGCTAGAGTAGAGACTAGATGCGATGCAATGTCGAATTCGTCGAAACCGAAGAAAAAAGGAGTGTGCAAACTCGAGAAGCCAATCGAGAGAATCAACAACGAAGACAGAGAGAAAAATTTAATCCcactagtgggagcagttatggaagttggacatCTATTAAAGTGCCTAATTGTGATCCTTGTTTTCTTTGGCCTCGTTCTCGTAGCGAAGAATTGGTTAATTGTGTACTCCGATGTATCAAAATGTCGTTCAATGAAATAAAGAAGGAATGAAATTTGTTTCGGTGGCTGAAAATAATATGCAAATGACAAAGAAAAATCTCCGTTATATTTAGAGGATCAGTTAGGTTCGACCAAAACTTAGTGGAGTAAAAATACTCCACTAAGTTTACTCCAGCGTTTTACTGCTCTATTTATAGGGGATCGGTTAGAGTTGGCCTAAGATCCACATTTTTTATATTCCTCCCATATTTTCATCATATATAAAATCCGTTCATTATGCTTAGATCTCTACAAGTACTAAACTTTAGTCGAGTCAATTACACCGGTGGTGCTAGAACTTGGTGCAAATGGTCACTTTAGTGCTAGAACTTGTGGTGTACATTCAAATGGTGCAAAAACTTGGCTTAGGCGTGCAAATATGGTGCTAATCGTGTATGTATACATCGGGCCGGTGATGAGGCAAGCCAGCGTGGCTTAGGGCCCATCGTCAGTCACTGAAATGTGCATGGTGACGAGTGACACTTTTGCAAAAGAAAAAAACCCTtgggtttttattatttttctcgggTGTACAGTAATTTATATGTGCGGCATCGGatgggtcccatctgtcagggaAACATCACAAAATTTgtaataaaatgaaaaaaaaagcacAGTGTGGGTTTCAAACCAGTTACCAAGGTTCAAACATCATGCACAGCTAGCCACCAGCCGACCAAGGTTCAAACAGTatgtgttttttttttcattttttgaaatttgtaaaTAAAATTTATGTAAGTTCTACACCCTCTCATTCAAAATAAGTGTGTGGTTTCGAATTAATATTAGTTCAACCTTATTTTAAAGTTGTGACACTTATTAATGAACGCAGGGAGTAATAAATAAATATTATACATATAAATAAAAGAAATTAGAAAAAAATGCTCGCCTATTAATTTAAAAATCATCAAATTAAATTATGAATGACTTGTAGGTTTTTGCATAAATAAAGtattaatgcaattttaaaaaatacgTGTATTTAAACAAATTACCGTAGAATTAAAAATGTGTTTTACATTAAATTTCATTTTTTATGTAACGTGATCATGCATTATTTTTTATGTTGTGTTAAAAGTGTTCATGCATTTCAGTAAAGTTTGTGTGTTTTCTAAAAAATATAGATATATGTTTGCAAACAATATGAGCCTAGTATGCCCTCAGAATGCAGATTCTCAAATCAATATGTATATATCATTATAATTTAGATATTTTTTTCAACTTTGGAAAAATAATAAGAAAAAATAACATGTTCTAAATAACATGCAGTCTGCTTTAGCCCTACAGGCGTTCTGTTGTAGACATAAGGATTGACGATCCTCTCTAGCCATCAAAGTTCCTTTGTTTGTATTGGTAGGCTGTCTTGCTGGTATCTCCTAGGTCGCTGGTCCAAAAATCCCACGGCCGTATCATTTTTTCCCGAATTAAATTTTTTAGCTTACGTTATTTTGCCAAAAGTTATATAGGTTTAGTATCCATGTA
This window encodes:
- the LOC119294755 gene encoding pre-mRNA-splicing factor 18-like; amino-acid sequence: MDVLKRELQRKRQQLDADFGGRKVLRRAEIEAREIQRLRVAEQERLLQKRQKEEQLRSNPAAASSSSSSMPALPPAAASDVAKADDRADDSRDSSSLPREEVVRRLRLLRQPATLFGEDDAARLRRLHDALEDPAAVAGVDATEIGEGQTNDFLRDIQAPRAKAAAVASKPKPGAAERSGGEKDKDEVPFDELCDEDKIVAFFKRLLGEWSQELDEMPDVERRTARGKAAVATCKQCARYLEPLFKLCRKKDLPGDVRRALLDVVRCCARRDYLAATDAYIRMAIGNSPWPIGVTMVGIHERSAREKIHANGVAHVMNDETTRKYLQSVKRLMTFCQRRYPTDPSRSVEFNSLANGSDLQSLLAEKGAENRPEETLRLVAAS